A stretch of Campylobacter concisus DNA encodes these proteins:
- a CDS encoding SDR family NAD(P)-dependent oxidoreductase: MKKTAFVTGATSGFGEAIARRLSKEGYKIVALARREDRLKKLASELGDTHIIVADIRDKEAVFDAVDSLPENFKDIEVLVNNAGMALGLEKTIDAKVEDFEAMIDTNVKGLIYSTKAVLPLLYKQEKGYIFNIGSTAGSWPYPGSNVYGATKAFVKQFSLNLRNDLVGTNIRVTNIEPGLCKTEFSEVRFRGDKAKADSLYENTNFITSEDIATILVNCLNMPGSVNINRVEVMANTQTWAGLAIEKF; encoded by the coding sequence ATGAAAAAGACAGCTTTTGTAACTGGTGCAACATCTGGATTTGGCGAGGCGATCGCCAGAAGACTCTCAAAAGAGGGCTACAAGATAGTCGCTCTTGCAAGGCGCGAAGATAGGTTAAAGAAGCTTGCAAGCGAGCTTGGCGATACGCATATTATTGTAGCTGACATACGCGATAAAGAAGCTGTTTTTGACGCAGTTGATAGCTTGCCTGAAAATTTTAAAGACATCGAAGTGCTTGTAAATAACGCTGGTATGGCTCTTGGACTTGAAAAGACGATAGATGCGAAGGTGGAGGACTTTGAGGCGATGATAGACACCAACGTCAAGGGTCTTATCTACTCAACAAAGGCGGTTTTGCCGCTACTTTACAAGCAAGAAAAGGGCTATATCTTTAATATTGGCTCGACAGCTGGCTCATGGCCATATCCTGGAAGTAACGTTTATGGTGCTACAAAGGCCTTTGTGAAGCAGTTTAGCTTAAATTTAAGAAACGACCTAGTCGGTACAAATATTAGAGTCACAAACATCGAGCCAGGGCTTTGCAAGACTGAATTTAGCGAGGTTAGGTTTAGGGGAGATAAGGCAAAGGCGGATAGCCTTTATGAAAATACAAATTTCATCACATCTGAGGATATCGCGACTATTTTGGTAAATTGTCTAAATATGCCCGGAAGTGTCAATATAAATAGAGTCGAAGTCATGGCAAATACGCAGACTTGGGCTGGGCTTGCGATAGAAAAATTTTAA
- a CDS encoding Na+/H+ antiporter NhaC family protein: MRQILLLLFFSVALFGVDPEVAKRNAEIYGVFTLIPPVVAIALAFITKDVILSLFIGVFSGTFLINIINENIFMGIVKGFTGIVSRVVESMADKTDSGILLQVLCIGGVVALITKMGGTKAVALWLSKKAKTGISAQISTWLMGIFVFFDDYANALIVGPIMRPISDKFKISREKLAFIIDATAAPIAGIAIISTWVGLEVSLIEKGYELVGETGINAYSVFIETIPYRFYNLFILFFIVCTALMQREYGPMLLAERRARKGELHSGKTQIQDLEDKTLEPKEGVKLSASNAVVPLLVLVIGAFTSFYFSGLAALEGDALKNALANPLSFSTFKDTFGEADSATSLFQAALLASIVAITMGVWRKIFDVKEAISTWVKGWKTMIITVVILLLAWSLSAVIKELGTSRYLVDLLSSSTPKFILPVAVFILGSFISFSTGTSYGTMGILMPLAIPLAYAVGKNYGLEGDAMHAYMIVNISGVLTGAIFGDHCSPISDTTILSSMGAGCNHIDHVSTQMVYALSVCAVCVLVGYLPVALGLSVWIALPCGFLAIWALVRFVGKKVEA; this comes from the coding sequence GTGAGACAAATTTTATTATTACTTTTTTTTAGCGTTGCGCTTTTTGGTGTCGATCCAGAAGTGGCAAAGAGAAACGCTGAAATTTATGGCGTATTTACGCTTATACCACCTGTTGTGGCAATAGCACTTGCTTTTATCACAAAAGACGTCATCTTGTCGCTATTTATAGGTGTTTTTAGCGGAACATTTCTCATAAATATCATCAATGAAAACATCTTTATGGGTATCGTAAAAGGCTTTACAGGTATCGTCTCAAGGGTCGTTGAATCAATGGCTGATAAGACTGATTCAGGTATTTTGCTTCAAGTGCTTTGTATCGGTGGTGTGGTCGCACTCATCACAAAGATGGGCGGTACAAAGGCGGTTGCTCTTTGGCTTAGCAAAAAAGCAAAGACTGGTATCTCTGCTCAAATTTCAACTTGGCTCATGGGAATTTTTGTATTTTTCGATGACTACGCAAATGCCTTAATAGTAGGTCCTATCATGAGACCAATAAGCGATAAATTTAAAATAAGCCGCGAAAAACTAGCTTTTATCATCGATGCTACTGCGGCACCGATCGCTGGTATTGCTATCATCTCGACATGGGTTGGCCTTGAGGTTTCACTCATCGAAAAGGGCTATGAACTAGTTGGAGAGACTGGTATTAACGCTTATTCTGTATTTATCGAGACAATTCCATATAGATTTTACAACCTTTTTATACTGTTTTTCATAGTTTGTACTGCCTTGATGCAACGTGAATACGGCCCAATGCTATTAGCTGAAAGACGTGCCAGAAAGGGCGAACTTCACTCAGGTAAAACTCAAATTCAAGACCTAGAAGATAAAACACTTGAGCCAAAAGAGGGCGTAAAACTAAGTGCCTCAAATGCTGTTGTGCCACTTCTTGTGTTGGTTATTGGCGCATTTACTAGTTTTTATTTTAGTGGTCTTGCTGCACTTGAGGGTGATGCTCTTAAAAATGCACTTGCTAATCCGCTTTCATTTTCTACATTTAAAGATACTTTTGGTGAGGCAGACTCAGCTACATCGTTATTTCAAGCAGCGTTACTTGCTAGTATCGTAGCTATCACAATGGGTGTTTGGCGTAAAATTTTTGACGTAAAAGAGGCTATCAGCACATGGGTAAAAGGCTGGAAAACTATGATAATTACAGTTGTGATCTTACTTCTTGCATGGAGCCTTAGTGCTGTTATCAAAGAGCTTGGCACATCAAGATATTTGGTTGATCTATTAAGCTCTTCAACACCTAAATTTATCCTGCCAGTGGCTGTTTTTATCCTTGGTTCATTTATTAGCTTCTCGACTGGAACGAGCTACGGAACAATGGGAATTTTGATGCCTCTGGCTATCCCGTTAGCTTATGCGGTCGGCAAAAACTACGGACTAGAGGGCGATGCGATGCATGCATATATGATCGTAAATATCTCAGGCGTGCTTACAGGTGCGATCTTTGGCGATCACTGCTCACCGATCTCGGATACTACGATACTTTCATCAATGGGCGCAGGATGTAACCATATCGATCACGTCTCAACTCAAATGGTCTATGCGCTTAGCGTTTGTGCAGTTTGTGTGCTAGTTGGTTACTTACCAGTTGCTCTTGGTCTTAGTGTTTGGATCGCGCTTCCTTGCGGATTTTTAGCGATTTGGGCGCTAGTTAGATTTGTTGGAAAGAAAGTAGAAGCATAA
- the trmA gene encoding tRNA (uridine(54)-C5)-methyltransferase TrmA: MDCNYLKECGSCTLFTPYDEQILFKTDLVKQNFSEFYDGEFDVFSSTPKHYRTRAEFGIWHEGSELYYTMHAKEKGKRIFIDECPKVCEEISDLMPRLLENLQNDENLHTKLFGVEFISCKSGILVTLLYHKRLDGDFESAMKILASKLEVTILARSRGQKLLSGELNLIDELNIGGQIYKFSLSENAFIQPNRAVNEKMIAWAKECVQGGADLLELYCGHGNFTIPLSFKFKNVLATEISKSSIANAIKNCELNGVENIKFLRMDADELMSAFAGVREFNRLKDINLSDFNFSHVLVDPPRAGLSESVVNFIKNFKNIIYISCNPETLKENLKELCKSHEVIKFAIFDQFANTHHIECGVLLRAKE, from the coding sequence TTGGATTGCAATTATTTAAAAGAGTGCGGCTCTTGCACTCTTTTTACTCCTTATGATGAGCAAATTCTATTTAAAACTGACCTTGTAAAACAAAATTTTTCAGAGTTTTATGATGGTGAGTTTGATGTTTTTAGCTCAACACCAAAACATTACCGCACAAGAGCTGAGTTTGGCATCTGGCACGAGGGCAGCGAGCTTTACTACACTATGCATGCAAAAGAAAAGGGAAAGAGAATTTTTATAGATGAGTGCCCAAAGGTCTGCGAGGAAATTTCAGATCTCATGCCAAGGCTACTTGAAAATTTACAAAATGATGAAAATTTACACACAAAGCTTTTTGGCGTAGAATTTATCTCTTGTAAAAGTGGTATTTTGGTCACGCTTCTTTATCATAAAAGGCTTGATGGTGATTTTGAATCGGCGATGAAAATTCTAGCTAGCAAGCTTGAGGTCACCATACTTGCTAGATCTCGCGGGCAAAAGCTGCTAAGTGGTGAGCTAAATTTGATAGACGAGCTAAATATTGGAGGTCAAATTTATAAATTTAGCCTATCTGAAAATGCCTTTATTCAGCCAAATAGAGCCGTAAATGAAAAGATGATAGCTTGGGCAAAAGAGTGCGTGCAAGGCGGTGCTGACCTTCTTGAGCTCTACTGCGGACATGGAAATTTTACTATCCCGCTTTCGTTTAAATTTAAAAACGTTCTTGCCACTGAAATTTCAAAAAGCTCGATCGCAAATGCCATTAAAAACTGCGAGCTAAATGGGGTAGAAAATATCAAATTTTTACGTATGGACGCCGACGAGCTAATGAGTGCATTTGCTGGCGTTAGGGAATTTAATAGACTAAAGGATATAAATTTAAGCGACTTTAACTTCTCTCACGTCCTTGTCGATCCGCCTCGTGCAGGACTAAGCGAAAGTGTCGTAAATTTCATCAAAAATTTTAAAAATATCATCTATATATCGTGCAATCCAGAGACTCTAAAAGAAAATTTAAAAGAGCTTTGTAAAAGCCATGAAGTGATAAAATTTGCCATTTTTGATCAGTTTGCAAATACTCATCACATCGAGTGTGGCGTGCTACTAAGGGCAAAAGAATAA
- the ilvA gene encoding threonine ammonia-lyase gives MVSLNKIIQAKITIGHFVNKTPFALSAKLSKNLGASIYLKEENLQRTGAYKIRGAYNKIASLSDEERKRGVVAASAGNHAQGVAISAKEFGVHACIIMPESTPLLKVAGTKDLGAEVILKGDNFDEAYAFAVNYAKDKGMTFVHPFNDEYVMAGQGTVGLEMLDEISDLDIVIVPVGGGGLASGVASCIKQVNPKTKVICVGAKGAPAMFNSYGAKKSINSKSVRTIADGIAVRDASEITLANIIECVDEFVQVDDEEIATAILFLLETQKIVVEGAGAAGVAALMHDKIKFKKGAKIGVVLSGGNIDVQVLSIIIEKGLIKSHRKMTLQITLVDKPGALMSLTDSLKSANANIVKIDYDRFSTRLDYGDANITITLETKGLEHQEKIKEVLAKNGFSFTQLF, from the coding sequence ATGGTTTCACTAAATAAAATCATCCAAGCAAAGATTACGATCGGTCATTTTGTAAATAAAACTCCATTTGCTTTGAGTGCGAAACTTAGTAAAAATTTGGGAGCAAGCATCTATCTAAAAGAGGAAAATTTACAACGAACCGGAGCTTATAAAATAAGAGGCGCTTACAATAAAATAGCTAGCCTAAGTGATGAGGAGAGAAAGCGTGGAGTCGTGGCTGCAAGTGCTGGCAATCATGCTCAAGGTGTAGCGATAAGTGCGAAAGAATTTGGCGTGCATGCTTGTATCATCATGCCAGAATCAACCCCGCTTCTAAAGGTTGCTGGTACTAAAGACCTTGGTGCAGAGGTTATTTTAAAAGGTGATAATTTTGACGAGGCGTACGCTTTTGCGGTTAATTACGCCAAAGATAAGGGTATGACCTTTGTTCATCCATTTAACGACGAGTACGTCATGGCAGGGCAGGGCACTGTGGGACTTGAGATGCTTGATGAGATAAGCGATCTTGATATAGTCATCGTCCCAGTTGGCGGCGGCGGATTAGCTAGCGGTGTGGCAAGCTGTATAAAACAAGTTAATCCAAAGACAAAAGTAATCTGTGTCGGTGCAAAAGGCGCTCCAGCGATGTTTAATAGCTACGGCGCTAAAAAAAGCATAAACTCAAAATCAGTTCGCACTATAGCTGACGGTATCGCTGTGCGTGATGCGAGTGAGATCACGCTAGCAAATATTATTGAGTGTGTTGATGAGTTTGTGCAAGTTGATGACGAGGAGATTGCAACTGCGATTTTGTTTTTGCTAGAGACGCAAAAGATTGTTGTAGAAGGAGCTGGCGCAGCTGGTGTGGCAGCACTTATGCATGATAAGATCAAATTTAAAAAAGGTGCGAAGATAGGCGTGGTGCTAAGTGGCGGAAATATCGATGTTCAGGTACTTTCTATCATCATCGAAAAGGGTCTTATCAAGTCTCACCGCAAGATGACACTACAAATAACACTTGTGGATAAGCCAGGAGCGCTCATGAGCCTAACTGATAGCCTAAAATCAGCAAATGCGAACATCGTAAAGATTGATTACGATCGCTTCTCAACAAGGCTTGATTACGGTGATGCTAATATCACGATCACACTTGAGACAAAGGGTCTTGAACATCAAGAAAAGATCAAAGAAGTGCTTGCTAAAAACGGTTTTTCTTTCACTCAACTATTTTAA
- a CDS encoding S8 family serine peptidase, protein MKRSILNKKCILISAACCTLLFANSLNANDQESGKFGDISSWQSAEYEAYWGLKRINAAIAYALGVTGKGVTLGVMDSGALLSHPELSDSRISALKISGSYYKDGQKYPDTEHGNSPFLKKGSTDKNRADFGDFKKGEKFEADGNWIAGVNDSHGTHVAGTIAGSRDGKGMHGVAFGSKLIVGNTGGTDGMTYGPNQDYNFFLASYEGLAKGGARAINNSWGSNRKFYKAYEGATGFDGGNSLDIKDLDAAYKSYYPFVTKGKNFMDAAYEVAKKYGIIQVFTAGNRNGMKESYTRAMLPYFRPDAEKYWINVTGMTDGDAQHFNTAGHSKWWSIAAPGKSIKSSTVDPKNGEAGYDSWDGTSMAAPHVTGALGLVMQRYPYMSNSQARDVLLTTARQVRDEFKKPADTRRISGFTAPLGVPDERWGWGALDMSKAMFGPGQLLGVFDVSLDTDDLYSNNISDVAIKYRKTEDEAEGQIWANRKAKLEKMSNLTAEQRAELDIGNAREKAREQRAREGYEGTLIKRGLGTLKLAGTNSYTGKTIIKSGKITALNQSLKSSEVVVENGGALEIVKEMSVREIDKSRLSQKLSFKDVTRKSTNDAVKATIKTGGSYIISNNAANLNLNFEKNSIIGISEPDVDVMKRLYDDSSKAKTYTVTGNFSGYNDTILRKYAFFDLSRNYSDNKLELTLKKSKNTITSIAASDNQKRVAQLIESTASRPALLASPFRSRPAVITSDLYRHFIYATPKEASDTLKTFANNANLAQHNAFLLENILLKNAIINHEFDPFSAKAIDASGMNFWSNTMANAIKFDDVKANSLTQLFGFDGSINDVFTLGGVLGASSEKVKEDGDDAYKTKGTSIGIYGKSQIASTKLDLGLIYTNSKRKTQNGATIVSFYSDEHVKSKEKALTAYANLALTAFNSANFSLNPYVGASYLHMKTDSTSQNVGIFRMDVDEKTRNLGVLSIGLNPSVPFSLGNTKMKFEADIAYNRLVGDTRPNIGVNIANAGYLELEGKEVRDLGTASLGVKANVYKNINLGLSYTGAFTKDVKSNSVNAKFEILF, encoded by the coding sequence GTGAAAAGATCCATTTTAAATAAAAAATGTATTTTGATAAGCGCAGCTTGTTGTACTCTTTTGTTTGCAAATTCACTAAATGCTAACGATCAAGAAAGTGGTAAATTTGGCGACATAAGCAGCTGGCAGAGCGCTGAATATGAAGCATACTGGGGACTAAAGCGTATCAATGCAGCTATCGCGTATGCTCTTGGAGTAACGGGCAAAGGTGTGACGCTTGGCGTTATGGACTCTGGCGCATTACTTAGCCATCCTGAACTTAGCGATAGTAGGATAAGCGCGCTAAAAATTTCTGGCAGCTACTACAAAGACGGACAAAAATATCCAGATACTGAGCACGGCAACTCTCCTTTTTTAAAAAAAGGAAGCACTGATAAAAATAGAGCTGACTTTGGCGACTTTAAAAAAGGTGAAAAATTTGAAGCTGATGGCAACTGGATCGCTGGCGTAAACGACTCACACGGCACACACGTAGCTGGTACAATTGCTGGTTCAAGAGATGGAAAAGGGATGCATGGTGTAGCATTTGGCTCAAAACTTATAGTAGGAAATACTGGCGGAACCGACGGTATGACATATGGACCAAACCAAGACTACAACTTCTTTTTAGCATCTTATGAGGGACTAGCCAAAGGTGGCGCAAGAGCTATAAATAATAGCTGGGGTTCAAACCGAAAATTTTATAAAGCTTATGAGGGAGCAACTGGATTTGATGGTGGCAATAGCTTAGATATAAAAGACCTTGACGCAGCCTATAAAAGCTACTATCCATTTGTTACAAAAGGCAAAAATTTCATGGATGCCGCTTATGAAGTCGCCAAAAAATACGGCATCATTCAAGTCTTTACTGCCGGAAATAGAAATGGCATGAAAGAGTCATACACAAGAGCAATGCTTCCATATTTTCGTCCAGATGCTGAAAAATACTGGATAAACGTTACTGGAATGACAGATGGCGATGCACAACATTTTAACACCGCAGGACACTCAAAATGGTGGAGTATCGCAGCACCTGGTAAAAGTATAAAATCAAGCACAGTTGATCCTAAAAATGGAGAGGCTGGTTATGATAGCTGGGATGGTACATCAATGGCGGCTCCACACGTCACTGGCGCACTTGGTCTTGTCATGCAAAGATATCCATATATGAGCAACTCTCAAGCAAGAGATGTTTTGCTAACTACCGCAAGACAAGTTAGAGATGAGTTTAAAAAGCCAGCCGATACAAGAAGAATTTCTGGCTTTACTGCGCCACTTGGCGTACCTGATGAGCGCTGGGGCTGGGGAGCACTTGATATGTCAAAGGCTATGTTTGGACCAGGACAGCTACTAGGCGTATTTGATGTAAGTCTAGATACAGACGATCTTTACTCAAATAATATCAGCGATGTAGCTATAAAATACAGAAAGACTGAAGATGAAGCAGAAGGACAAATTTGGGCTAATCGCAAGGCTAAGCTTGAGAAAATGTCAAATTTAACAGCCGAGCAAAGAGCTGAACTTGATATAGGCAACGCTAGAGAAAAGGCAAGAGAACAAAGAGCTAGAGAAGGCTATGAAGGAACTCTTATTAAGAGAGGTCTAGGCACTCTAAAACTAGCAGGCACCAACTCATACACTGGCAAAACCATAATAAAAAGTGGCAAGATCACAGCACTAAATCAATCACTAAAATCAAGCGAAGTAGTAGTCGAAAATGGGGGTGCGCTTGAGATTGTTAAAGAGATGAGTGTTAGAGAGATTGATAAAAGTAGACTTTCTCAAAAGCTATCTTTTAAAGATGTAACTAGAAAAAGCACAAATGACGCAGTAAAAGCTACTATAAAAACAGGCGGTAGTTATATCATCTCAAATAATGCAGCAAATTTAAATCTAAATTTTGAGAAGAACTCTATCATAGGTATAAGCGAGCCAGATGTAGATGTCATGAAAAGACTATATGATGATAGCTCAAAAGCAAAAACTTACACCGTAACTGGAAATTTTAGTGGCTATAATGACACCATCTTAAGAAAATATGCATTTTTTGATCTTAGTAGAAATTATAGTGACAACAAGCTAGAATTAACACTTAAAAAATCAAAAAACACGATAACAAGTATTGCAGCTAGCGATAACCAAAAAAGAGTAGCACAGCTCATAGAGAGTACAGCTAGCAGACCAGCACTCCTTGCTTCGCCGTTTAGAAGTAGACCAGCAGTCATCACGAGTGATCTATATAGACACTTCATCTACGCTACACCAAAAGAAGCAAGTGATACGCTAAAAACATTTGCAAATAATGCAAATTTAGCTCAACATAATGCATTTTTACTAGAAAACATCTTACTCAAAAATGCAATCATCAACCATGAATTTGATCCATTCAGTGCAAAAGCAATCGATGCGAGTGGTATGAATTTTTGGTCAAATACCATGGCTAATGCTATAAAATTTGATGATGTAAAAGCAAACTCACTCACTCAGCTTTTTGGATTTGACGGTAGCATAAATGATGTTTTCACACTTGGTGGCGTGCTTGGTGCTAGCAGTGAAAAAGTAAAAGAAGATGGCGATGATGCTTATAAAACAAAAGGCACAAGTATAGGCATCTACGGAAAAAGCCAGATCGCTAGCACAAAACTAGACCTTGGTCTCATATATACAAATTCTAAACGAAAAACGCAAAATGGTGCTACGATCGTTAGTTTCTACTCAGATGAGCATGTAAAAAGCAAGGAAAAAGCACTTACTGCTTACGCAAATTTGGCACTAACAGCATTTAATAGTGCGAATTTCTCACTAAATCCTTATGTAGGTGCAAGCTATCTACATATGAAAACTGATAGCACTAGCCAAAATGTAGGAATTTTCAGAATGGATGTTGATGAAAAAACTAGAAATTTAGGTGTATTGAGCATAGGCCTAAACCCTAGTGTGCCATTTAGTCTTGGTAATACAAAGATGAAATTTGAAGCTGATATAGCCTACAATAGACTAGTTGGCGATACGAGACCAAATATCGGCGTAAATATCGCAAATGCTGGATACTTGGAACTTGAAGGAAAAGAGGTGCGCGATCTTGGCACAGCTAGCCTTGGTGTAAAAGCTAATGTTTATAAAAATATAAATTTAGGTTTATCTTACACAGGTGCTTTTACTAAAGACGTGAAGTCAAACAGCGTAAATGCGAAATTTGAAATTTTGTTTTAA
- a CDS encoding DUF4230 domain-containing protein, whose protein sequence is MSEYANLILAILLAVLAFAFYRSNKALKKAKDDSENLSVSTEISQLKSISELSVFQVYSKEIVTKTDHAFGNFGKEYLRWLISEKKLSMIFEFEINFIYDLTSPKLEIMQIANSSYKIKMPPCKYKFSIADMKFYDEKNGKFIPFLLPDSLNGFFGSTFTEEDKNRLIEEARSEVKKMSVRLISQLQGKIHKSARDTLEAIAKSFGANKVEFIFDDNDEQISSQLNLENIA, encoded by the coding sequence ATGAGCGAATATGCAAATTTGATATTAGCTATCTTACTAGCTGTTTTGGCATTTGCATTTTATAGGTCAAATAAGGCGTTAAAAAAAGCAAAAGATGATAGCGAAAATCTCTCAGTCAGCACCGAAATTTCACAGCTTAAAAGCATCAGCGAGCTATCTGTTTTTCAAGTTTATAGCAAAGAGATCGTCACAAAGACAGATCATGCGTTTGGAAATTTTGGCAAAGAGTATCTAAGATGGCTTATAAGCGAGAAGAAGCTTTCGATGATATTTGAGTTTGAGATAAATTTCATCTACGATCTAACTAGCCCAAAGCTCGAGATCATGCAGATAGCAAACTCTAGCTATAAGATAAAAATGCCTCCTTGCAAGTATAAATTTTCGATCGCAGATATGAAATTTTATGATGAGAAAAATGGCAAATTTATACCATTTTTGCTGCCTGACTCGCTAAATGGCTTTTTTGGTAGCACATTTACAGAAGAGGACAAAAACAGACTTATAGAAGAGGCCAGAAGTGAAGTAAAAAAGATGAGCGTTCGTCTTATCTCACAGCTTCAAGGCAAGATCCATAAATCGGCTCGCGATACGCTTGAAGCGATAGCTAAAAGCTTTGGGGCAAACAAAGTTGAGTTTATTTTTGACGATAATGATGAGCAGATAAGCTCGCAACTAAATTTAGAAAATATCGCATAA
- a CDS encoding Dyp-type peroxidase produces MSVNSQEVTQTPGNNTVFQTWVLTADKKACKEGFAELCALVVNLNKTAKIRFGANENVNCVLGVGHDAWKKLEISKDLPKELVNFKAIKGDKHEAVSTKGDIHIHIRALNAPDCFDMAQAIKAVLFKFAELTDETQGFKYHDGRAIIGFVDGTENPEGEERDFFAKVGDEDAKFKGGSYVFVQKYFHNMKDWNATSVSEQEKVIGRSKELDIEMSEDVKPTNSHSAAANVGDDKKVVRGNMPFTEGSKTGTYFIAYASTFSTVELMLKKMFIGEPKGNSDRLLDFSTPVTGALYFVPTVDMLGDYEG; encoded by the coding sequence ATGAGCGTAAATTCACAAGAGGTCACGCAGACACCAGGCAACAACACAGTCTTTCAAACATGGGTTTTAACAGCTGATAAAAAGGCTTGTAAAGAGGGTTTTGCCGAGCTTTGCGCCTTGGTTGTAAATTTAAATAAAACTGCCAAGATTAGATTTGGCGCAAATGAAAATGTAAACTGCGTCCTTGGCGTGGGTCATGATGCTTGGAAAAAGCTTGAAATTTCAAAAGATCTGCCAAAAGAGCTTGTAAATTTTAAAGCGATCAAGGGCGACAAGCACGAGGCTGTTAGCACAAAGGGCGATATCCACATCCATATCCGTGCTTTAAATGCACCTGATTGCTTCGATATGGCTCAAGCAATAAAAGCTGTGCTTTTTAAATTTGCAGAGCTTACAGATGAGACGCAAGGCTTTAAGTATCATGACGGCAGGGCGATAATTGGCTTTGTTGATGGTACTGAAAATCCTGAGGGCGAGGAGAGAGATTTCTTTGCTAAAGTTGGCGATGAGGACGCTAAATTTAAAGGCGGCAGCTACGTTTTTGTACAAAAATACTTTCACAATATGAAAGATTGGAACGCTACAAGCGTAAGTGAGCAAGAAAAGGTAATAGGCCGCTCAAAAGAGCTTGACATCGAGATGAGCGAGGATGTAAAACCTACAAATTCACACTCAGCTGCTGCAAACGTAGGAGACGATAAAAAGGTCGTACGTGGTAATATGCCATTTACTGAAGGTAGTAAAACAGGCACCTACTTCATCGCTTATGCGAGCACGTTTTCAACGGTTGAGCTTATGCTTAAAAAGATGTTTATCGGAGAGCCAAAGGGCAACTCAGATAGGCTACTTGACTTTAGTACACCAGTAACTGGTGCCCTATATTTTGTGCCAACAGTTGATATGCTTGGCGATTACGAGGGATAA
- a CDS encoding EamA family transporter produces MKMPEWFIYAALSAVFAALTAIFAKLGVKDIDSDFATFIRTIVVIFMLVLLLSVAKKWQPLSSLSPKNWLFLILSGMATGLSWLMYFKAMQVGKVYQVALVDKFSVVLAIILAVIFLGERLNLKEILAVCLIVSGVFLLIFK; encoded by the coding sequence ATAAAAATGCCAGAGTGGTTTATCTACGCAGCTCTTTCAGCTGTTTTTGCTGCACTTACCGCGATATTTGCAAAGCTTGGTGTAAAGGATATTGACAGCGATTTTGCGACATTTATAAGAACGATCGTTGTTATTTTTATGCTTGTTTTACTTTTAAGCGTGGCTAAAAAATGGCAGCCACTAAGCTCTCTAAGTCCCAAAAACTGGCTCTTTCTCATACTAAGTGGTATGGCAACTGGGCTATCTTGGCTCATGTATTTTAAAGCGATGCAAGTTGGCAAGGTCTACCAAGTGGCGCTGGTTGATAAATTTAGCGTTGTGCTTGCTATTATTTTGGCTGTCATTTTTCTTGGCGAGAGGTTAAATTTAAAAGAAATTTTAGCCGTCTGCCTTATCGTGTCTGGCGTATTTTTACTCATTTTTAAATAA
- a CDS encoding cytochrome C — MKKIIFSAIVACAAFGASINYTDVVKDVYGDASSTKSIGRLLPTNAVEILQTSGDRAQIKVKGYQNPAVSNVVYFADGARIISVAFAKTAPFDIKVIKEGKNGKWNEVETTVFVQKDGFSTDVNAMFAKADKMYKESCGVCHALPQTTHFNANQWPSLLKSMIGRTAIEKKDEWLVVEYLQKHSSDVNLGK; from the coding sequence ATGAAAAAAATCATTTTTTCAGCCATCGTGGCTTGTGCGGCATTTGGTGCTAGTATAAACTACACAGATGTTGTAAAAGATGTTTACGGTGATGCTAGCTCAACAAAAAGTATAGGCAGACTGCTACCAACCAACGCAGTTGAAATTTTACAAACAAGCGGTGACAGAGCGCAAATTAAAGTAAAAGGCTATCAAAATCCAGCCGTTAGCAACGTAGTTTATTTTGCTGATGGCGCGAGGATTATCTCGGTGGCATTTGCAAAAACTGCACCTTTTGATATTAAAGTGATCAAAGAGGGCAAAAACGGCAAATGGAACGAGGTAGAAACAACAGTTTTTGTTCAAAAAGATGGCTTTAGCACTGACGTGAACGCAATGTTTGCAAAAGCTGACAAGATGTATAAAGAGAGCTGTGGTGTTTGCCATGCGTTGCCTCAAACCACACATTTCAACGCAAACCAATGGCCGTCACTTCTAAAATCAATGATCGGCAGAACCGCAATAGAGAAAAAAGACGAGTGGTTGGTTGTTGAATACCTTCAAAAACACTCATCTGACGTAAACCTAGGTAAATAA